One part of the Oryzias melastigma strain HK-1 linkage group LG21, ASM292280v2, whole genome shotgun sequence genome encodes these proteins:
- the arhgef7a gene encoding rho guanine nucleotide exchange factor 7a isoform X2 translates to MNSAEQTVTWLITLGVLESPKKSISDPEAFLQSSLKDGVVLCRLLERLNPGATEKIYQEPKNDGECLSNIKEFLKGCISFRVEPFEASDLLLGLNFSKVLSSLVALNKVTADIGVGSDSVCARHSSAHRIKSFESLSSQASLGRSSKLLQSQFRSLDMSENSGQQLLVKARFNFQQTNEDELTFNKGDIINVTRQEEGGWWEGTLSGKTGWFPSNYVREVKGTDKQVSPKSGTLKSPPKGFDTSAISKTYYNLVLQNILETETAYSKDIQSLLTNYLRPLHISDKLSSSDVALILGNLEEISTFQQMLVQSLEECTKLPESQQRVGSFFLNLMPQMKALYNGYCSNHPSAVNVLTQHSEALGEFMEGRGAVTPGILTLTTGLSKPFMRLDKYPTLLKELERHMEEIHPDRPDIQKCMVSFKNLSAQCQEVRKRKELELQILTENIRLWEGDDIKTLGSVIYMSQVLVQSPMTEEKSERYLLLFPHVLLMLSASPRMSGFIFQGKLPLTGMIVSKLEDCEAHKNTFELNGTLFDRLQVICTNQQDLQDWVEHLTRQIKHAAATAPSHKPLTVPCHTLPSHPVTPSRLAEGRAMTVAPTYHTLPHPSSHGTSHSTMMWGPLEPPNTPKPWSLSCLRPAPPLRPSAALCYKEDISKSPKSVKKLLPKRKPERKQSEEEFALRKSTAALEEDAQILKVIEAYCTSAKTRQTLNSTWQGTDLMHNHVLADVDRSCADSPGRRSSVSRPELSSDLSEDSDYDSIWTSHSYRMGSVPRKSCISHQN, encoded by the exons ATGAATTCAGCGGAACAGACGGTGACATGGTTGATTACGCTCGGGGTGCTGGAGTCCCCGAAGAAGAGCATCTCGGATCCCGAAGCTTTCCTGCAGAGCTCCCTCAAAGATGGGGTGGTGTTGTGCAGACTGCTGGAGCGGCTCAACCCGGGAGCCACGGAGAAA ATTTACCAAGAACCGAAAAACGACGGTGAGTGCCTGAGCAACATAAAGGAGTTCCTGAAGGGCTGCATATCGTTCCGCGTCGAG CCCTTTGAGGCCAGTGACCTGCTGTTGGGCCTGAACTTCTCAAAGGTGCTGAGCTCTCTGGTTGCACTGAACAAAGTAACTGCAG ATATCGGCGTGGGCAGTGATTCTGTGTGTGCCCGACACTCCTCTGCCCACCGCATCAAGTCGTTTGAATCCCTGTCCTCTCAGGCGTCTCTGGGCCGATCCTCCAAGCTGCTGCAGAGCCAGTTTCGCAGTCTG GACATGTCAGAGAACAGCGGACAGCAGCTGCTGGTGAAGGCGCGGTTCAACTTCCAGCAGACCAACGAGGATGAGCTCACTTTCAACAAGGGAGACATCATCAATGTGACTCGGCAGGAAGAGGGCGGCTGGTGGGAAGGGACCCTCAGCGGCAAGACCGGCTGGTTTCCTAGCAACTATGTGCGCGAAGTCAAAGGCACTG ACAAACAGGTGTCTCCTAAATCTGGCACCTTAAAGAGCCCACCCAAAGGTTTTGACACTTCTGCAATTAGCAAGACCTACTATAACTTG GTGTTGCAGAATATTTTAGAAACTGAGACGGCATATTCAAAGGACATTCAAAGCCTCCTGACCAACTACCTGCGACCTCTTCATATCTCTGACAA ACTGAGCAGTTCAGATGTGGCACTGATTCTGGGGAACCTGGAGGAGATCAGCACCTTCCAGCAGATGTTGGTTCAGTCCCTGGAGGAGTGCACTAA GCTTCCAGAAAGCCAGCAGAGGGTGGGGAGCTTCTTCCTTAACCTCATGCCACAGATGAAGGCTCTCTATAACGGATACTGCTCCAACCATCCGTCTGCAGTGAATGTGCTCACTCAGCACAG TGAAGCTCTGGGGGAGTTTATGGAGGGACGGGGTGCAGTTACTCCTGGAATCCTAACCCTCACCACAGGTCTCAGTAAACCCTTTATGAGACTGGACAAATACCCCACCTTACTGAAAGAGCTGGAGAGGCACATGGAG GAGATTCATCCTGACAGGCCAGACATCCAGAAGTGCATGGTTTCATTCAAAAATCTGTCG GCTCAGTGCCAGGAGGTGCGGAAACGGAAAGAGTTGGAGCTCCAGATTCTCACTGAGAACATCCGACTGTGGGAGGGCGATGACATCAAGACCTTGGGCTCCGTCATCTACATGAGCCAGGTCTTGGTCCAGAGTCCCATGAcagag GAGAAGAGTGAACGCTACCTCCTGCTTTTCCCCCACGTCCTCCTCATGTTGTCTGCGAGCCCCAGGATGAGTGGCTTCATATTCCAG GGAAAATTGCCTTTAACCGGCATGATAGTGAGCAAACTTGAAGACTGTGAAgcacataaaaacacttttgagcTGAACG GCACATTGTTCGACCGTCTGCAGGTGATATGCACCAACCAGCAGGACCTGCAGGACTGGGTGGAACACCTAACAAGGCAGATCAAGCACGCCGCCGCCACAGCTCCCAGCCACAAACCCCTCACTGTTCCCTGCCACACG ctccCATCTCACCCGGTCACTCCATCTCGGCTTGCTGAGGGCAGGGCCATGACGGTGGCTCCTACCTACCACACCCTTCCTCATCCGTCCTCCCATGGAACGTCTCACAGCACCATGATGTGGGGTCCGCTGGAACCACCCAACACCCCCAAACCTTGGAGCCTGAGCTGCCTTCGACCTGCACCGCCGCTACGGCCCTCCGCTGCTCTCTGCTACAAGGAG GATATAAGTAAAAGCCCGAAGAGTGTGAAGAAGCTGCTTCCTAAACGCAAACCGGAGAGGAAGCAGTCTGAGGAGGAGTTTGCCTTGAGGAAGA GTACTGCTGCTCTCGAGGAAGACGCCCAGATCCTAAAAGTGATTGAGGCATACTGCACCAGTGCCAAAACCAGACAGACTTTGAACTCCA CTTGGCAGGGCACTGACCTGATGCACAACCACGTGCTGGCTGACGTGGACCGGTCCTGCGCGGACTCGCCGGGACGCCGTAGCAGCGTGTCTCGGCCAGAGCTGAGCTCTGACCTCTCGGAGGACTCTGACTATGACTCCATCTGGACCTCCCACAGTTACAGGATGGGCTCGGTGCCGCGGAAGAGCTGCATCTCGCACCAGAACTAA